The Ancylobacter sp. SL191 nucleotide sequence GTCAGGGTGAGAGGAGTTTCCGGTGCTCGCCCCTCACCCGGCCGCTTCGCGGCCGACCTCTCCCCGATGGGGAGAGGTTCGCAAAAGAGGCCGGCTCGGCGCCCGTTCACATGCATCCCGATCCCCGCCCGCTGGTCCTTTCGCTCACCGGCATCACCAAGCGTTTCGGCGCACTGGTGGCGAATGACCATATTGACCTTGATGTGCGCGCCGGCGAGATCGTCGCGCTGCTCGGGGAGAATGGCGCGGGCAAGACGACGCTGATGAGCATCCTCTTTGGCCACTACATCGCTGATGAGGGAACGGTGTACATCGGCGGCGCCGACGGCCAGCTCGCCCCCCTGCCGGGCGGCTCGGCGGAAGCCGCGCTGAGCGCGGGCATCGGCATGGTGCATCAGCATTTCGCGCTGGCCGAAAACCTCACCGGCTTCGAGAATATCGTGCTCGGCACCCAGTCGCTGTGGAGCCTCAAGCTGAAGCGCCGCGCGGCGCGGGCCAAGATCGACCGGCTGATGGCGGAGAGCGGCCTCACCGCCGATCTTGACGTACCGGTGGCGCGGCTTTCGGTGGGCGAGCAGCAGCGCATCGAGATCCTCAAGGCGCTCTACCGCGACGTGCGGGTGCTCATTCTGGACGAGCCGACCGCCGTGCTCACCCCGCAGGAAGCCGATAGCCTGGCGGAGACCGTGCGGGTGCTGGCGGCCAAGGGCCTCGCGGTCATCTTCATCAGCCACAAGCTGCACGAGGTGCTGGCGCTGTGCGAGCGCGTCGTTGTGCTGCGCGGCGGCGCCAAGGTGGCGGACCGCCCGACCGCCGGCGCCAACCGGGCGACGCTGGCCGAACTGATGGTCGGGCGCGCCATCCCGCCGCGCGAGCGTCCGCCGGCGACGCGCGGCGCCCCGGTGCTCAGCCTCACCGGTGTCAGCGTCGGCACGCCCACCCAGCGCGACCGGCTGGAGCGGGCAGACCTTCAGGTTTGTGCCGGCGAGATCGTCGGCATTGCCGGCGTCTCCGGCAACGGGCAGGGGGCTTTGGCGGCGCTGGTCGCCGGCCTCGCCACGGCGCGCGAGGGCGAGG carries:
- a CDS encoding ABC transporter ATP-binding protein, which encodes MHPDPRPLVLSLTGITKRFGALVANDHIDLDVRAGEIVALLGENGAGKTTLMSILFGHYIADEGTVYIGGADGQLAPLPGGSAEAALSAGIGMVHQHFALAENLTGFENIVLGTQSLWSLKLKRRAARAKIDRLMAESGLTADLDVPVARLSVGEQQRIEILKALYRDVRVLILDEPTAVLTPQEADSLAETVRVLAAKGLAVIFISHKLHEVLALCERVVVLRGGAKVADRPTAGANRATLAELMVGRAIPPRERPPATRGAPVLSLTGVSVGTPTQRDRLERADLQVCAGEIVGIAGVSGNGQGALAALVAGLATAREGEAHIAGNRLGRADPAARLAAGVGRIPEDRHRDGTVGALTVAENYVLETVGDPQNQTAGFLRRAAIRERAAAAIKAYDVRCPGPDAAIRALSGGNMQKVVLARVLEREPRLVLAHQPTRGLDIGATTDVHRRLIAARGRGAAVLLISEDLDELFALCDRIAVVHAGQLSPAMDTEGLDVRTVGLMMAGHAAGEAA